Proteins from one Choloepus didactylus isolate mChoDid1 chromosome 4, mChoDid1.pri, whole genome shotgun sequence genomic window:
- the ZNF219 gene encoding zinc finger protein 219 has product MEGSRPRAPGGHLAPSSPAFDGELDLQRYSNGPGVSAGSPGMGAVGWSESRAGERRFPCPVCGKRFRFNSILALHLRAHPGAQAFQCPHCGHRAAQRALLRSHLRTHQPERPRSPAARLLLELEERALLREARLGRARGSGGMQVTPATEGLARPQPPVSSAFRCPFCKGKFRTAAERERHLHILHRPWKCGLCSFGSSQEEELLHHSLTAHGASERPLAATSAAPQPQPPPQPDPKSVSESEPESQQEATSTPAPATPEEPPAPPEFRCQVCGQSFTQSWFLKGHMRKHKASFDHACPVCGRCFKEPWFLKNHMKVHTSKLGPLRAPGPGSGPARAPQPPDLGLLAYEPLGPALLLAPAPTPAERREPPSLLGYLSLRAGEARPNGEGAESGAGRSFGGFGSLSSTLPARARRHRAEEPDAEEEVVEAEEETWARSRALVPLASLHPRPGEGPGHSAPAAGAQARPAATQEENGLLVAGTRSEGTRGATGKDCPFCGKSFRSAHHLKVHLRVHTGERPYKCPHCDYAGTQSGSLKYHLQRHHREQRSGAGPGPPPDPPPPSQRGLAQPSGSKPAPQPATWVEGAASPRPPSSGAAPGSRRKPASPGRTLRNGRGGEAEPLDLSLRAGPGGEAGPGGALHRCLFCPFATGAPELMALHLQVHHSRRARGRRPPQANASPPYTRAPSGETPPSPPQQGEEGPGLSRPGEAGMGGQER; this is encoded by the exons ATGGAG GGCTCACGTCCCCGTGCCCCCGGCGGCCACTTAGCGCCGTCGTCGCCAGCCTTCGACGGTGAGCTGGATCTGCAACGCTACTCCAACGGGCCAGGCGTGAGCGCAGGGTCGCCTGGGATGGGTGCGGTGGGCTGGTCTGAGAGTCGCGCAGGCGAGCGGCGCTTCCCCTGCCCTGTATGCGGAAAGCGCTTCCGCTTCAACTCCATCTTGGCACTGCACCTGCGGGCTCACCCGGGCGCTCAGGCCTTCCAGTGCCCGCACTGCGGCCACCGAGCAGCGCAGCGGGCTCTGCTGCGCTCGCACTTGCGCACGCACCAGCCGGAGCGCCCGCGTAGCCCTGCCGCGCGCCTGCTGCTCGAGCTGGAGGAGCGCGCGCTACTGCGCGAGGCCCGACTGGGGAGAGCCCGGGGCTCAGGTGGCATGCAGGTCACTCCAGCCACCGAGGGCCTGGCGCGGCCTCAACCTCCTGTGTCATCTGCCTTCCGTTGCCCTTTTTGCAAAGGCAAGTTTCGCACCGCGGCAGAACGCGAACGCCACCTGCATATCCTGCATAGGCCCTGGAAGTGCGGTCTGTGTAGTTTTGGCTCCAGCCAGGAGGAGGAGCTGCTGCATCACAGCTTGACAGCCCACGGGGCTTCCGAGCGCCCTCTGGCGGCTACCTCCGCTGCGCCCCAGCCTCAGCCTCCACCCCAGCCGGATCCCAAATCGGTATCTGAGTCCGAGCCTGAGTCCCAGCAAGAGGCAACCTCCACCCCCGCTCCGGCTACTCCCGAGGAGCCCCCAGCACCTCCGGAGTTCCGCTGCCAAGTGTGCGGTCAGAGCTTTACGCAGTCTTGGTTTCTCAAAGGCCACATGCGCAAGCACAAGGCCTCCTTCGATCATGCGTGTCCCGTGTGTGGCCGCTGCTttaaggagccctggttcctcaAGAACCACATGAAGGTGCACACCAGCAAGCTGGGCCCACTGCGGGCCCCGGGGCCTGGCTCTGGGCCTGCCCGAGCTCCCCAGCCTCCTGACCTCGGTCTGCTGGCCTATGAGCCGCTGGGCCCCGCGCTCCTCTTGGCCCCGGCGCCTACTCCGGCTGAGCGCCGCGAGCCCCCGAGCCTCCTGGGCTACCTGAGCCTGCGAGCTGGGGAGGCCCGGCCCAACGGTGAGGGTGCTGAGTCCGGGGCCGGCCGCAGCTTCGGAGGCTTCGGCTCGCTGTCCTCAACTCTCCCAGCCCGGGCTCGCCGGCACCGTGCGGAGGAGCCAGACGCGGAAGAGGAGGTGGTGGAGGCGGAGGAGGAGACCTGGGCCCGGAGCAGGGCACTGGTTCCTCTGGCTTCACTGCACCCGCGCCCAGGCGAGGGGCCAGGCCATTCTGCACCTGCTGCGGGGGCCCAGGCAAGGCCAGCGGCCACTCAGG AAGAGAATGGGTTGTTGGTTGCGGGGACCCGGTCTGAAGGAACCCGGGGGGCCACCGGCAAGGATTGTCCGTTCTGTGGAAAATCTTTCCGCTCGGCGCATCACCTCAAAGTGCATCTGCGAGTGCACACAG GTGAGCGTCCCTACAAGTGTCCGCACTGCGACTACGCGGGCACTCAGTCCGGCTCACTCAAGTATCACCTGCAGCGCCACCACCGGGAGCAGAGGAGCGGGGCAGGCCCTGGACCACCCCCGGATCCGCCGCCCCCTTCCCAGCGAGGTTTGGCCCAGCCGTCAGGGTCCAAGCCTGCTCCACAGCCTGCGACCTGGGTGGAGGGCGCGGCGAGTCCCCGGCCTCCTTCGAGCGGCGCTGCACCCGGCTCCCGTCGGAAGCCGGCTAGTCCCGGGAGGACCCTGCGCAACGGGCGAGGCGGTGAGGCCGAACCCCTGGACCTGTCCTTGCGGGCGGGGCCGGGAGGCGAGGCCGGGCCGGGGGGCGCTCTCCACCGCTGCCTCTTCTGTCCCTTTGCCACTGGAGCCCCCGAGCTCATGGCCTTGCACCTGCAAGTGCACCACAGCCGCCGGGCTCGGGGCCGCCGGC